Within Sphingomonas piscis, the genomic segment GTCGAACCCCCCTTGCTTTCGCGACGGCCAACGCCTCCTTCGTTCTTTTAGAGATCGCCTTACGTTCTGCTTGAGCCACTGCCGCCATGATGTGGATGGTCAGTTCGTTTGCTTCGGGCATATCGGCAGCGACGAAGCGAGCGCCGCTATCCTGAAGTCGGGCCAGGAACGCCAGATTACGGCTTAGGCGATCCAGCTTTGCCACCACCAGAGTGGCGCCTGTCAGTTCGCACATCGCAAGCGCTTGTTCGAGTTGCGGCCGATCGTCCGCCTTCCCCGATTCTACCTCCATAAATTCAGACGTGAGCTGCCATGAACCGCCATTGAGAAAATCGGCAACGGCTCGCCTTTGAGCGTCTAGGCCCAGCCCACTCTTGCCCTGCCGAGCGGTGCTGACGCGGTAATAGGCAACAAACTGACCATGAGCCATAAAGCGTTCCATTAGTAGCAACCAACGTTGCTACTAATAAAACACAGGCGTGTTACAAGCAAGCTCGGGCAAGTTCCGCTTTCGCTGCGTCGCCGCCTCAAAGCGGAAGTTCCGCTTTCGACCCTTTGCGGACATTCAGCCAATGTCTGCAAACGACGCACTGCGTCCCCAATCCTTGGTTGAAAAGCAGCTTTTAACCATTGTCCGTCACAGCTTCGGGCTCGCTGAAGGTGTGTGAAAGATGAGGCTGGATCGTCGGTTTGCTGAGGGTGCACATGAGCTCGAAGCGCCCAAGAAGTCGTTCAAGAACCTCGCCGTAGAAAGAGATGAGAAGCTGGAGCGCCTCTGCGGTGAGCGTGCGGATCGCTTCGTGGGAAAACGCGCCGTCTCGATCGCACAGCTTGTTCTGCTCACCCGTATCTGGTGTCGCCTGCTATTTACACCTCTGATCAGGCTGAGACTTGAAGACGATGCGGAAGCAAAGCCAATCCGCAGATGGCTCGACAAGCGAACGTTTAGGTTGCGAAGCCCTCTTCACCAAGCCGCCTCGGTTCTTCGGATTGATCGTCGGTCAGATCCATTGGCCGGTTCGCGATTTGCTACGCTCCGCCGCATGGACCGGAAGGCCGCCAAGCTTGGCATTACCTGCGCCCCATTCCTGAACATGAGCGCGTAAAGCTACTGCGAGACGCAATCCATTTCGAGCAGAACCACCCCGACCGTCGCTATCGCCGCGAACAGCCGAACACTGCCGACCTGACTGACACGGGTCTTTGGCTTGCTGCCTATTCGTCTGATGGATCGCCTCTGGTGTTGGCTGTAACTCCGGTCTCCGGCAATGCCGCGTTGCTGCGGTATCTTCGAACCTTGGCATCGAACCAAGAGGCCACCCTAGCGCGCTATGCCATCACTTCCGAGCTAGTCCGCAGACTTGCTGCGATGAGGGTGAAATACCTCGTGGACAATGTCTCGCCACTCTCGCTTCCAACACCTCTGAGGCATTTTGCAACGATGGTGGGGTTCCGCATAGTTCGAGCAGAGTTGCAAACCTCACCCTCCGCGTTTCGAGCGGCGATGAGCCTCGCAAGCAGGGGTTTGCAGATCGGTTCGGCTATCTAAGGCTCAAGTACCGGCTTACACCCGCTGAGGCATTAGTCGGCGTAAGTATCGGGGTAGTGACGGTGCTAAGCTGGTTGCCTGTTTGCAAACGCGCTTAGGCGCCGTCGATATTGTCCGTTCTTTACATACGCCCGCTTCAACTCGCCCAAGCCTTCATCTAAGGTCGGCTTTGAACTCGCGCCCCTTGATAGGCGTCAGATGCACAACTCCAAGAAGGCGTTGCTCTTCCTGCTTGAGCTTGTTGTGGTTGCGGCTGCCTTGTGGGTGATCGTTGTGTCTGTGCGGCCGCCATAGGGTAGCCTCCACCTGCAGCTGAGGACGGGTCCGAACTAG encodes:
- a CDS encoding recombinase family protein, translating into MAHGQFVAYYRVSTARQGKSGLGLDAQRRAVADFLNGGSWQLTSEFMEVESGKADDRPQLEQALAMCELTGATLVVAKLDRLSRNLAFLARLQDSGARFVAADMPEANELTIHIMAAVAQAERKAISKRTKEALAVAKARGVRLGGKRGNLEDLRKGPAKSAEVRSRQARERGSKVRRQIEGIVSSGEGASLRQLADILNDRGITAPRGGRWHAAQVRAVLINTDASA